TCTTCTAAAAAGCCCATTGTATTTTCACTGGTAGCCCATGGCAGTGGACTCTGGGGCAATTGCAGAAGTGCTTGTTTCACCATAATTTCTGTCTGACTGATGCTAAATTGCTGGCAGGAATGCTGAGTGCTCTGGACTCAGGGTTTGTATGGTGGGAAGAAACCATCTTTCTtgacagcagagagagagggaagtcCCCCTCTTCCCGTCTCCAAAAAAAGCACAGGGAGCAGCAAGAGAGCAATGGGTAGCTGCACTGGAATGCCCACAAGCCCCTAGAATCAGTGAGCAGGAAAACCTTGTTTCATCCAGGGTGTCTCTTCCCACTGCCTGGGAGCCTCCGATATCCAATCGTATGTGAGGATTTCCATCTCAACACAAGTATGTGGAAATCTATGAATGGGACATATCCTTCCTGTGAGAAGGATCAAAGAGAAGCAAATGTGGGATGCTGGAGGCAGCTCTATCACAGTCtctttcctagggttaccatatttcaacactgaaaaaagaggacactccatgggggccctggtcctgccccaactccgcccctttcccgcccctattccaaccccttccccaaagtccctgccccaactctgcccccctcctctgagcaccccgcattccccctcctccctcccgttCTGATCTTGGTTGCGGGTTGCTAAATGCTTCCCTActcccactcgccctgcagcctctgtgacccccccttgccctgcagcctctgtgacccctgctccccactcgacCTGCAGctcctgtgacccctgctccccactcgccctgcagcccctgcacctccccctgcAGACCTCTGCCTGGCGGGGGGCTTCAGAGGCTCAGCGGCGACCAGGGCGGCGCGGGTCCTTGCAGCCCCAGCACACGCCGCACTCCCCGCCGCCTCCTTCCTGCCGCCGCCGAGCACGTTCCCTGGCCTGTCCCTGCTGGAACAGCTCCCGCGGTGCcggagctgcaggaagtgtcccccagtggccggggggtcCCCGCCCACAAGGGAAGcccgagccgctggctgggcccggcctcccaATGGTCCTGCAGGCTCGGCTGGGGTGCACGGTCCGCCCGGCctgcgggggcagcagcggcccctccgcCGCCTTCTGCGGCTGCGCCTCTCCCCTCCCGAGCTTgctacaatgtagccggggcggctgggctgcgctgcggatcGTGCTGTGGCCaagcggaccctggcttatgcctccctatttccccggacatgttcggctttttgaaaattccccctggacggcgatttgagcaccaaaaagccggacatgtctggggaaatccggatgtatggtaaccctatctttccTGTCTCTATGCCCATGTCCAATATCTGTTAGTTCACTGGTTTGACTGCTTCTGGAATCCTgtgccagttctggtgcccagaattcaagaaggatgttgataaattggtgagggttcaaagaagagccatgagaatgactaaaagattagaaaacccgCCTTATAATGATAATAGAACGAGCTCTTTGAAtcttagcttaataaagagaagggtaaggaGTGATTTGATCTACATGGGGGACAAAaatttaataatggtctcttcagtctagcagagaaaggtctaacagaatcccatggctggaagttgaagcgagacaaattcagattggaaataaaacattaaatttttaacagtgtgagtaattaaccattggaacaatttaccaagggttttggtggattctccatcactgacaattttaaaatcaagtttggctgtttttctaaaggctctgctctaggaatgattctggggaagttctctggcctgtgttacacaggaggtcagactagatgatcacaatggtcccttgtggccttgggATCTGATGTTACACTCCACAGCACTCAGTGTTGGGATGGTTACAAACAATCCAGTCATTAATTCCACTGTTGGTACCAGGACGGGGTTGAAGTGAGGAGAGTTTGGTGTGACACTGTTCCTAGTGATAATTCACACCCTTGTAATGCATTAGGGCTTTTGAAAAGGATGATCAGGACGTAGGCCAAGTTGAGAGTTTAAAAATGTGCATAAATCTCCATGACTCCCAGCTTGTACAGAGGTAGGAGACTATTTGCAAGACCTGCTAAACCATGGATGTGTCACTAGATCCAGCTCTGTGTCTCCTAGAGGTGGCAATATTAggcactccctgccctggccgGTTGGGGTTGCTGTGGTTTGACACTTCTCACACAGAGTCCTAAGTCTCTGCTGTGCACAACAATGGGTGTTGTATGTTTGCACTGACTGAAATAATAAAGAATCCTGTGCTTTCAAAGGACGAAATCTGCATTTTGAACCATGTTAGGCAGTGCTGAACCTCGTCATCAGAAAGCCGTCCAAtaactttatttccttttaagCTACATCTTCATAATAAGAATGAGAGGAAATGCCTTCCATTCACTTTGAAACAGTCCCCTTGCTCAAAAGCCCCTCCTGGTTAGCAGCCTCAAAAGGCAACCACCTGTAATCTGCTAAAGAATGGCTTATGGTaggcccatgtttaaaaaaaattcccaaagcAAATATagaaatcaaactaaatacagctAGAAACAATCCAGCTAGAGAGGCTCCAGTGCCCTGTAAGtgggagatttatttttttttttttttttgagattcaAATGAAATTCATTGTGAAATGTGTTTTTTGGGTCTAGTTTTGACTAATATGAGTTAAAAGTCAGGAGAGGAAATATCTAGGGGCAGACAGTGAAAACATCAAAGGCCTGCTTTGGGGGGAGCCCTGCTCCAGTGAGCTCATCATAATTTTGAGAGACCCTACAGAAAGTGGTATGGATGGTTAAGCCACAGGACTGGGAGACTTCTAGACCGTCAAAAAGAGCAAGATGCTAATGAGGGGAACTGCAACAAAAATCCATGTCTTTGATATTAAATTTCTTGCTTACAAACTTAAACATTCACTCTGGTATATGCCCATGTGTGCCTGTATGGTTCTTTGCCTCTGGATCAAAAGATTGTAACTTCTTAGTGCACAGCAAGGCTTGGCTGAGCGCACACAGTCCATTACTCATGGTAGGGAGTGCACCCCTTCAGAACAAAAGTTATGCAGATGTCCGTACAGCTCAGCTGTGGTAGCTTAGAGTCCAGGGtacttttagggaaaaaaagatgGAGGATAAACAGTGTTCCTTCTCCACCTATGGTGGATGTCCCAGTCTGAGCTGTTGTTAAGCACATAATGACTACTTTGTTTGCTTAACTCCTGCTTATCTAGCTCTGCTAGGTTCTAAAGCACTTGGGATACCCAAAGGATTCTATTAGATGTGTACAAaaaggggtttttgtttttacctACTTACAGCTCTGGCATtggaaatttaaataatttacagcttatttttttcttcttagatAACCCTTGTGCTTGTAACTGTTCTGTAATTGAGCTTTATAGTTTGTGAAAGTCATAGTAAGACTTAAACCTTTTAGAAGGTAATTATGTAAACTAAATGCTACATTTTATGGTCCTTTGAGGTAGTCTCAGATTTATGTCTTTCATAACAAAGTACTGGTTTTTAGTTCTTTCTCCTTATTTCTTTCTTTAGCATAGCTTTACAGACTCCCTGTTCAGTTCAGCATTGGAGTCCTCCATACAACCAACATAATCTATTTTCCTATTACATCGCCAGATCATCAAAATGCCATCCGCACTCCCAGAGCTTTGGAGTTCCTTTATTTTCTGCCTTAAAATTCCATCTGCTAACTACATAGAGGCCGTTTTGAGACTAGAGAAAGGGAAATGAAAATACACTAACAAAATGAACTCAGAAAGAATAGACTAATTAATGTTAAAACGATTCAGTTCATCAAAGGAAATATTtgtcagaactgatccctgtttAAAGGTCAAGATtaacatgaaatatttttcataGGCATTTTCTGattgctttcttttgttttttaaacaagtttggTGAAACACCATGTATTTTTGTTCTTTATTGATGAACTAGTAATAATAGAATGATATAATCTGTTTGTAGCAATTATGGTTTTTAACGGTTATTTTTATATTCCCTACAGGTAAATATGTCTATCAGCCAATGACtcctgtggaacagcttccaagcACTGAAATACCTATCCAACCTAGGGAATCCACAAACACCATTCAGATCTCGGTCTCACTCACTGAACACTTCTTGAAGTTTGCACCTGTCTTCCAGCTGCCGTTACCCCCTGACTCCCCACGATACTGCACAATTTCCGACCTCTTTATCGACAATTATCGTGTGAAATGCATCAATGGGAAGATGTGCTATGTCCAGCGGCAGCCTCCCGCTGCGCCACATAAAATGAAGCCTGAGGAGCTTGCTGTTCGCAATGCCTTAATTTCAAAAGAGAACAATAAACCAAAAATAGAtcactgctcttccccttccAGCTCCGAGGACTCTGGGATCAATGCTGTTGGGGTTCCCTTTATGGAGTCGTGTGATGAGGACactgaggagggggcagagctaagTTCTGAAGAAGATTATAATCCAGACAGCAGTTGGGAGCCAGACGAATGCCCCCTTCTGTCGCCCTCACAGTGTGAACTGGAAGTGATCGAGACTATAGAAACCACCGTGTGACATGCCGTGTTAGAATCAGTCCCACATACACTAACCAATATTGCTTTTATAGCATTTATATTTGCTTTCTTTCTGACAAGTCCTTTTTTCCAGTGCACTTGAGACTTTTCAACCTCCTCACAGAAGAGCAGTAACAAGACTTGCACATCAATGAGTTAGTTATTTGAATAAATAATTCTACCAATTAATTTTGTGCTCCCTCACTAATCGGAACTCACATTTCTACATTTAAGCGATGATAAAAAAATTATATGGCTTTTATGACAAAGTGGGCCTTATCTTAGTCTGGGTCGCTTCCTTTGCAGTTAATTGTAACAAGAATTGCACCCTCCTGCTGTTTTCTTCTATCGGGACATTTATGATGTACTTTCACAGCACAGGGGTATTACAAAGCAGCATGGGGAAGGTTATGCAGTTGGCCTGATGGCCGAGAAGTCTTTATTCTCTCCTTCTGTCACACAAACGCATACATCTATGCCGAGTTTGGAGATCCGAGGTACTTCCTCTGTCCTCCTGCCAAAGGCTCCCCCGATATCTGCACTGGAGAAAGGGGTGTGCTGTGATTCCTTTCAAACCCTATCCG
This genomic interval from Malaclemys terrapin pileata isolate rMalTer1 chromosome 9, rMalTer1.hap1, whole genome shotgun sequence contains the following:
- the C9H3orf70 gene encoding UPF0524 protein C3orf70 homolog, with amino-acid sequence MSGAAVGKSEKRDEAQALARNCAGRPDFQPCAGRSLCATHSHGRCFRLHWCCHLGWCHCKYVYQPMTPVEQLPSTEIPIQPRESTNTIQISVSLTEHFLKFAPVFQLPLPPDSPRYCTISDLFIDNYRVKCINGKMCYVQRQPPAAPHKMKPEELAVRNALISKENNKPKIDHCSSPSSSEDSGINAVGVPFMESCDEDTEEGAELSSEEDYNPDSSWEPDECPLLSPSQCELEVIETIETTV